TCGAactgatgaaacaaaaaaataagtgcAATCGCCACCTACCGAAAGAACAAATAACTAAATTATGGGGCAGAGctacaggaagaaaaaatttaaataaaaacttaaGTTCAGTCGGAATACAAAGTTTGCTACCTCTTAATTAAATACCCACTGGAGTATCAACCTTTGTGAGCATGGCTTTAGTATAGAACTTTTCCAGAACATATTTTGTTGCATAACTTAAATTCGACAATGCCGGGAGAGTATTGATTGGTTGATGGTTTACCGCCACGCTGCCAAGCAGAGTTGGaaggaaaaatattaaatggtGATGGACGTCCGAAACCGTCCTGTATTTACCCAGTTTATGTTATTTGTTTGTATCCAATTGCTTCTGCTTCATTCTGGCCAACAAGAGTCGATAAAATCGACCAAAAACATACCAAGATACTCGTTCAAGGAATACTCTTACGTTGCATTGCCTAAATATGTGCGTTCATTTCCATTAGTTACTGagtatcaaataaataaataaatattgaatCTTTTGTTAGGAAACTTACTTTCAAGAATTCCAGTCTGCGTGTAAACAAAATCCATCGTGCCAATTGTTAGAAGGTGTTGATCGGCTAAACTGCATTCGCGAGTGTATCTCTCCAACATGCTACATTGAACTCTATCAAGGAGACAAGGTATGTCAACATGCTCTTGTCCAAAAAGCTTTACCAGTACTGGTTTTCATATATTTTATGTTTAGCTGGAGATTGGTGAAATTGATGTTCGTTTTGAGTCCTTCAAAGGCTGCTTTATTCAACGCGGGATTCGACGTGGGTAAACAAGCCACGATGCAGACAACCAAAACAATCGGATAGCCAACACATTCGACTTTGAACAGGTTTCACAACCTCCtttactggaaaaaaaagtcagcTTGTCGTCGACTACTACTAAGATATCTTCCTCAGATAGAAAATGTCCAGTCATCGTCCATCTTATATGTAAAGCAGTTAAacaacgagttttttttttcaaaatagaaaacccTCTACGTGCCAAGCCGCACGTAGTTTAGACCACGTAGTCAAAACACTAGGCTAGCTAGCCGGGATGGTTCGATATTCTATATCCTATTTTGGCATAATTTATTGCTTCGAGCACCAAAATTTACAGAGAATGGTCGCTCTAACGAATAGCGATTGGTtatctaaaagaaaagagttagACTGAATCACGATTTTTGGTTTGATTCAAGACATAATGCTCAGGACTATCAAATAAGGCGGTAGGAAGGCAGGCATAGAATGCAATTCAAATCTCTAAGTAAAAATCTGCAATAAATCCAAAGTGCTCGTTTTATAACAATGTTTTCCTAGTATGAATACTCGGAATgtagtttttcattttataaCTAAATGGGGAGGTTTCTTCTCTCCCCAATGGAGAGAATGTTGTTTATTTGTTAAATGTTGATGAACATCACGAAGGTCTTACCCGGGGCAAAGATATTCTCGCACCACCTTGTTGGCCTTGGgtaacagaaaacaaaaattttccctAGAATCCATTACGTCAGCGGCGCTCATAAGCGGGATTCCTATAAAAGCCGGCCACCATCAACAGTTCAGTTTGTATTCGTTTGCTCTGGAGAACAGTTCCTAAAAAGCTGGTAAAATTGAATTGTCCCATCACGTTCTTGGTTACCATATTTTTCGAACATAGAATTACGTACCTTGCTCCAAAGTTTAATTGATTCCCACGAAAATGTCAACTGAAATTTCACCTGCTACAAGCTTGGATCACCCTGGTACTCCTAAACGGATGTACATGGACGATCCAGAAATCGAATGGAGAACAGTGAAACCCAATTACGACTTGGTCAACCGTAAATACTTGGCAGAAAGAAGCAAATTTCATCCTGTCGATTCTCTAGAAAAATTAGTAGAAAATTTGGTAAAGACTTGGGAGATGGAGAGCACTCacaaaatcaaagaaaaggTACACTCATTTAACACATACTTTGCAAAACAATGtatattaattaaaaattcaattatagGATTGGGGTACAGTCGATCCCGAACGTTACATTTTCCGGACCAATGGCGGGGCGCCCAAAGACCTGGCAAACAACATCGTTAACGGAAACTACAATATGATGATGGATAACTCACCCTTGTTTGATGCGTCAAAAGAAACCAACGAATCGTCgcatttactttttaaaactgCCTTCCCAGATGGATTTGCTTGGGAATTACTTGAACTCTATTCGGGTAAAGATTTCTGTCTTAGTTTCATCAAGCCGAAAGGttaaatgcaatttttaatattttctatAGGTCCCCCTAAGGTGTCTTTCACCTGGCGACATTGGACTCATTGGACTGGTCCTTATCGCAACAACCCTCCCACTGGAGAGCTTATGGAGTTGATCGGATCTTGTGCGGTGGAAGTCGACGAAAACCTTAAAATTGTTGACCTCCAAGTCTTCTTTGATCCCCATCCTATACTAGGACGACtgatgaaacgaaaagatgCCGACGACTCCGATTCATCAGGGGAGGGACCAAAGCTCTGCCCTTTTCAACATTAAATTCCCACCTTTAAGGTTTTTTGCCACGTCTCGGATTTTTACACAGATTTGCTTtgtgttttaaagaaaaatgcatgCTAGACAATATCTATTTTGTCTCTTATCCCATTTGTTACGTTTGCGAATTATTCTATGGGAAAACGGCCTACAAAttaagtgcaaaaaaaaaaatattatatcaGACTGTTTCATTAAAATCTCTTTCAccttttcttatcttttgacTTATGAAAATACAATCGATAGGGAAAAGAATGGAAACAGACGGGTTCAGTAATCAAATGAGTTTTCAAGTCAATAGTGGTGACAGATCTCAATGCGGAAATTACTGTTTAGTTGTTTTACATATTGTAGCGGCCTCTGACGTAGTAACGTTATCGCTTAGTAAAAGATCAAACAAGTTCTACGTATGTAACGTAACCAAAGGATGACGAAAATTGGCATCGCAGCACGGAAAATAGTCGACGTCAAAATATTGAGAGTAGCAAGAGTTCTATCCCGTTCATCGCACAACTGTTGGATTGTACAATTCTTTTTACGTGAAAGAGTTTTATTCCTGATGGAACTCTTTGATTAATGAAAGCCCGTTATATCCTTTAATAATGGCTGCTTTGAAAACTCTGCATCGAAATGTTCCTTATTTGAAGCAACAGCTCTCCGCCCTCCTGGGGAATACTAGCTCTTCCGTCAAAATCGTCTGCCTAATGGTTCTCATAGGTTATTTCATATCCTATTATGAACCCGCAGTTCGAGCTCTCACCGTCACACCCGGCTATGTCTTTCCACCTGGATTTCGAATTTGGACCATCTTCACCCATTGCTTTGTTGAATTTCACTTCTGGGAGGTGTGTGTTGATGTCGTTACTCTGGGGCTGTGTGGGAAGCTTATCGAGCCTCTATGGGGCAAGATGGAAATGTTGACCTTCTTCACCCTGATCAACACCTCAGTA
This genomic stretch from Daphnia carinata strain CSIRO-1 chromosome 4, CSIRO_AGI_Dcar_HiC_V3, whole genome shotgun sequence harbors:
- the LOC130694339 gene encoding transmembrane protein 115-like; the protein is MSTEISPATSLDHPGTPKRMYMDDPEIEWRTVKPNYDLVNRKYLAERSKFHPVDSLEKLVENLVKTWEMESTHKIKEKDWGTVDPERYIFRTNGGAPKDLANNIVNGNYNMMMDNSPLFDASKETNESSHLLFKTAFPDGFAWELLELYSGPPKVSFTWRHWTHWTGPYRNNPPTGELMELIGSCAVEVDENLKIVDLQVFFDPHPILGRLMKRKDADDSDSSGEGPNPLYPLIMAALKTLHRNVPYLKQQLSALLGNTSSSVKIVCLMVLIGYFISYYEPAVRALTVTPGYVFPPGFRIWTIFTHCFVEFHFWEVCVDVVTLGLCGKLIEPLWGKMEMLTFFTLINTSVAFFGVFFYLAIYMATFNTDVLFEVHIHGLSGYIAAVSVAVKQMMPDHVVVKTPLGKMTNRNVPLCVSLLSVILYLVGLLEGAYPTMYATGVVIGWLYLRFYQRHSNGTRGDMADNFTFASFFPTVMQPPIEICSKFVYNLLVGLRICRKPIRKYDVGGPTAITISLPGTDTHDAERRRQIALKALSERLSQQADSASSWPNLEEDSRPKAGVQAEQVTQATNQVEALTVAVEIEPSVPKPTA